A stretch of DNA from Pseudonocardia hierapolitana:
ATCACCGACTCCGTGAAGAGGCCTGCCTTCGCGCTGGTGCGGGTCAGCTGTGCTCGATTGCCTCCGCTTCGCTCCGGCGGGCTTGCGGGCCCTCTAGCCACCATCTTGCTCCTCCGGTGCTCGGTCGCTCGTTCCTCGCTCCCTGCGCGCCTCCCCCGCAAGACGGCGGCGGCCCGCAAGCCTCCTTCGGAGGCCTCATACAGTTCAGCGTGCGAGATGCGCGAGCTCTACCCTGGAGCTGATCCCGAGCTTCGGATAGGCCTTGTAGAGGTGGTAGGCCACCGTGCGCGGGCTGAGGATGAGCTGCGCGGCGATGTCGCGGTTGGACAGCCCCTGCGCGGCGAGCTGGGTGATCTGCAGCTCCTGGGGCGTGAGCCCGCCGAAGGCAGGCGACGGCGCTGCCTGCGGCGTGCGCGCCCCGGACGCGCCCAGCTCCGCCCGTGCCCGCGCCGCCCACGGCTGCGACCCGATCTCCTCGAACGCCGCGAGTGCGGCCGCGAGCTGCACGCGGGCGTCGGTCTTGCGCTTGGCCCGCCGCAGCCACTCGCCGTAGAGCAGCGCGGTGCGCGCGTGCTCGAACGGCCTGCTCGCGGTGGTGTGCAGGGCCAGCGCACGCTCGAAGTGCTGTTCGGCATCGGTGTCCGGCGCCGTCAGGGCATGGCACCGGGCGAGCAGCGCGTCGATCCACGGCCGCCGCAGGATGGCGGCCCAGCGGGTGAACAGCTCCAGCGGCTCCACCGCGTCGGCGGGCCGGCCCAAGCGGACGGCGGCCTCGATCTCGGTCGGCACGCTCCGGACGACCGCGGCGAGATGCCGGCTCGGGCCGTGCGCCATCGCCTGCAGCCGGTCGAGGCAGCCCTGGACGCGGCCGCTCCCGAGGTCGAGCAGCGCCAGCCCCGCCTCCGCCCACGCCACTCCCGACATCGCGCTCGCGGACGTGCCGCCGCCGAGAGCCGCGAGCTCGGCGTGCTCGCGGCACCGCTGCTCGTTCCCCTCCACCGCCGCCAAATAGGCCAGAGCGCCCGCGGCGTAGCTCGTCCAGAGCGGCTGGCCGGTGTCCCTGGCGATCGCCATGGCCTCGGTGCCGCTGATCCACGCCTCGCGGTGGCGACCGAGCACGACCTGCGCGAGGGTGGCGATGCCCAGCCCGCCCGGCAACGCGTGCACCGTGCCGCGCTCGCGCGCCCGCGTCACGAGCGTGGTCGCGATGTCGGCGCACTCCTCGTCGCGTGCCGCGACGAACGCCCGGCTGGCCACCTCCAGGAGGGCGCGCGGACCAGCCGCCGCACCCGCTTCCCGGGCGCGGGAGAGCACGGTGTCCAGGGCCGGGAAGCCGGCCGGATCACGGTCCAGCACGAGCGCGGTGGCCCACCTCGCGAGCCACGCCACACCCATCAGCGGGCCCTCGGGATCGAGGCCCGGTGCGTCGAACCGGTCGACGGTCGCGGCGATCAGCTCCTCGTCGGTGGGCGCCGCCCACGCCGCGTGCAGCGCCTGCATGAGCATCCAGAACGCGCGCTCGGGGTCGTCCGCCGCGATCCGCAGCGCGGCGTCGGTGAGCAGCCCGTGCGCGCGGCGCAGCTCCCCCTGCGCGAAGTCGGCGCTCGCCCGCACCGCCGCCAGCCGGGCGAGGACGATCGGATCCGCGACGTCCCGGGCGGCGCGCTCCGCCCGGCCCCGTGCCCACTCCGACCGGCCGCCGTGCACGCCTGCCTCGCAGGCCAGCACGATCCGCCGCGTCGCGGCGTCCCGGTCGGCGCTCAACGCCGCCGCGCGCTCGAAGGTGACGGCAGCGGCACCGTGGCCACCGCGGGCCTGCGCGCGATCCGCCGCGCGTTCGAGGTCGGCGGCCACCCGCTCGTCCGCGCCGGTGGCGGCCAGCGCGAGGTGCCATGCCCGCCGGTCGGCGTCGTCGGCGTGCGCCTCCGCGAGCGCGGCGTGCACCGCGACCCGCTGGGCCAGCGGGGCGCCGTGGTAGACGGCCGCGCGGATCAGGGGGTGCCGGAACGCCAGCCCCTCGGCCGTGACGGACACGAGCCCGCTGGTCTCGGCCGGCTGCAGGTCCGCGACGCCGAGAGCGAGGCCGCCTGCCGCCCGCAGGAGGGTGGGCACGTCCCCGGTGTCGTCGGCCGCGGCGACGAGCAGCATCTGCCCGCTCGCCGCCGGGAGCGCCCTGACCTGGTGGTGGAAGGCGTCGAGCACGCGGCTCGTCAGCGGGATCACGCCGAGGTGGGCGCCCCGCGCCGCGATCAACGGGGGCAGCTCCCGCAGCGCGAGCGGGTTGCCGTGGGTCTCGGCGATGAGCCGTTCCCGCTGGTCGACCGGCAGCGCCGCGCCGAGGTCGTCGAGCAGCTCCCCGGCGCTGTCCGGGTCGAGCCCGGCGAGCGGGAGCTCGGGGACACCGGCCGGCGCGAACTCGCCGGAGTGCTCGCGCACCGCGAAGAGCACGACCACACCCTCGCGGTCCAGCCGCCGCGCGGCGAACAGCAGCGCCTCCGCCGACGGCCGGTCCAGCCACTGGGCGTCGTCCACGAGGCACAGCAGGGGCCGTTCCTCGGCCAGGTGGGCCAGCAGGGACAGCACGGCGGCGCCGATCAGGAACCGGTCGCCACCGCCCGCCTCTCCGAGGCCGAACACACCGGCGAGTGCCCGACCCTGCGGGCCGGGGAGCGCCTCGAGCGCGTCGGCGGCGGGGCGCAGGAGCAGGTGCAGGCCGGCGAAGGGCAGCTCGGCCTCGGACTCGATCCCGGAGCCGTGCAGCAGCCGCATGCCCTCGGCCCGCTGTGCCGCGTGCTCCAGCAGGGCCGTCTTGCCGATCCCCGGCTCTCCCCTGACCACCAGCGCGCCGCTGATCCCGTCTCGCGCCGCGGCCAGGAGGGCGTCGATGCGCTCCTGCTCGGCGCGCCGCCCCCGCAGCATGCCCGCACCCTAGCCCTGACGGCCCTCAGATCATTCCGGGAAGCGCACCGCGGCGGCCGGCTCGCGTATCAGCTCCTGCGAGAAGCACGCCCGTGTCGCCGGTGGAGCGGCCTCGTGCTGCTCGCACCGACCTTGCGCGGGGTCACGCTTCGTCGCGGCCCTGCTCGGCGAGCTCCCGCAGCTTCTGGCGCACCTTCTCGACGTTCCACCTCGCGTGCCCGCCGGGCGACACCACGTCCGGCTTCAGCACTCCGAGCTGGCGGTATCGCTGGATCGTCCGATCGGAGAGCCCGAGCACACGCGCGAGGACCGACGTTGGCACCAGGCGCGGCTCGTCGTTCACCCCGCCAACGTAAGCCCTGGTCAGACGGGATTGAGGGGTGCTGACGGCTATGGCGGGCTAGACGGGACTGGCGGCATCCAGTGTATTGTCGGGCTTGGCGGGATTGACGGTCTCAAGGAGGAGCGGTATGGACTGCGAGTACTGCGGGGAGTCGATCAGGTACGACGAGGACCGGCCGAAGGCCGCCTGGGTGCACACCCGTAGCGCCGAGCCTCCGTGCGCCGAGCCGCCGGGCCGCACCGCGTGGCCCCGCTACCTGGGCGTCGACCGCCGCCGCGGACCCCGCACGCCGTGGGGCAGCGAGGGCGTGTTCTGGCAGGCCGAGGTGCCCGGTGGCGGCTTCGCGTACGGGCAGGCCCCCGACGAGGAGAGCGCCCGGCGCGTGATCGGGATCCTGCAGTCGGGCCGGACCGTCTGCCCGGGCTGCTCGGGTCACGGCGCCACCTGCTGCGGGCGCGCGTACCTGGGCGTGGCCGGCGCAGGAACGCTCACCCAGTTGCGGAAGTGCGAGACCTGCGACGGCCAGGGTTGGCTCCCCGGCACGCAGCCACCGGCGTGACGAGTACTGATGCCGATGCGGATTCCCGGACGCGCGCCGATCCCTAGCGTTCCGCTCATCACGAACCGAAGGGACCGCATCATGCTGCTGGAGAACCGCAACGCCGTCGTCTACGGGGCCGGAGGGTCGATCGGGTCGGCCGTCGCCGCCGGGTTCGCCCGGGAGGGCGCCCGCGTCTTCCTCGTGGGACGCACCCGGGAGAGCCTGGAGCGGGTCGCGAAGGAGATCACCGGGGCGGGCGGGCGGGCCGACGTCTCCGTGCTCGACGCACTCGACGAGCAGGCCGTCGACGACCACGCCCGCTCGGTCGTGGAGACGGCGGGCAGCATCGACATCTCGTTCAACCTGGTCGGAGCGGGAGACGTCCAGGGGATCCCGCTGATCGACATGACCACGGCCGACTTCAGCCGCCCGATCGTCACGCGGGCCACCGCGAACTTCATCTCGACACGGGCGGCCGCCCGGCACATGGTGGAGCAGGGCTCGGGGGTCATCCTCGCGCTGGACAGCGGCTCCGCGGTCGGCAGCCCGATGATGGGCGGCACCGGCCCGGCCGACGCGGCCACCGACACGCTCGTCCGGAACCTGGCCGCGGAGATCGGGCCGAGGGGCGTCCGCGTCGTCGGGATCTGGACGGCTGGGCTCCCGGAGACGCTCTCCCCGGAGAAGCTCGCCGCGGTCACCGGCGGGCCCGCGATGGACGACGCGGCATTCCAGGGTCTCCTCCAGCACCTGGACGGGATGCGGATGACCCGCCGCTCCCCCACCCTCGCCCAGCTCTCCGCAACGGCCGCGTTCCTGGCGTCGGACGGTGCCGGGGCGATCACCGGCACGTTCGTGAACGTCACCAGCGGCATGTTCCCCAGCTAGGAGCGGCAGAACTCCGCCACGACGGGTGCGAGGACCTCGACCGGCACGCCGTGCCATCCACCCGGCAGGCTGCGGTGCCGGGCGTCGGGCAGGGCTGCGGCGACGCTCGCGGCCCAGCCCGTCAGGTCGTCGCCACTGCCCTGGCTGTCGAGGACCAGGGTGGGTGTGGGCACCTTCGCCAGCAGGTCGGTCGTGGTCGCGTCGGAGATCAGGCAGTCGTAGACGATCGTGTGCGCGACGGCGTCGAGCGCCGGCATCGACGGCGCCATCCCGGCGAGCACCTCGGCCGGGACGCCGACGCCTGCCAGGAAACGCTCCACGGCCTCCCTGCGACGGCCGGTGGCCACGAGCTCGGTCATCTCGGCGGTGAACGCGGCGTCGGCCGGGTCGTCGTCGGTGCCGATCGGCGGTTCCATCAGCACCAGCTTCCGGATCGGGACGCCCGCGGCCGCGGCCTGCAGAGCGAGCAGCGCCCCCGATGAGAAGCCGTAGACGCAGGCCCGCCCGCCTGCTTCGGCGATGACGGCGGCGAGGTCCTCGACCTCGCGCTCGACCGCGTAGGGCGGGGTGTCGCCGCTGTCCCCGCGGCCGCGGCGCTCGTAGCCGTACACCGTGAAGTCGGCGCTGAGCCGCTCCCCGAGGCCTCGGACGTTGTCGAACCCGCGGTAGCCGAGTGCCGGATCGACCAGCACGAGCGCCGGACCGGCACCGGCGCGCTCGTAGGCGATCGCGGTTCCGTCGCTCGACGTCACCCTCATCTCGTCCTCCCCGCGCTAGTACTGGACGGTACAGTACTGGGCCGAGTACTGAGCCGTCCAGTATGGTTTCGGCGTGACGGAGACAGCCGAGCTCGGACGCTCGGCCCGCAAGCGCCAGGCGATCCTGGACGCCGCCCGCGAGCTGTTCCTGCGCAACGGGTACGCGGGCACGAGCATGGACGACGTGGCCGCCCGCGCCGCGGTGTCGAAGCAGACGGTCTACAAGCACTTCGTGGACAAGGAACGCCTGTTCACCGCGATCATCACGGGTGACATCTCGGAGACCGAGGCGCTCACGCAGTCCCTGGTGGACGCGTTGCCCCGGACCCGAGACCTGGAGCGGGACCTCCGCGAGTTCGCCCGCAGGCACGTCGTCGAGGTCATGCAGCCGCACCTGGTGCGGATGCGGCGCATCCTCATCGGGGAGGCGGACCGGTTCCCGGAACTGGCCGCCACCTGGTACGCGCGGGGTCCCGAACGCGCGCACGCCACGTTCGCGGACTGGTTCAGCGCGCTCGCGGAGCGCGGGCTGCTGCACGTACCCGACCCGCTGCTCGCGGCGGAGCACTTCAACTGGCTGATCCTGTCGATCCCGATGAACCGGGCGATGTTCTCGGGTGTCGAGGAACCGGCCGACAAGCTGGAGTACTACGCCGACGAGGCGGTGCGCGTGTTCCTGGCCGCCTACGCCGCGCCCCGGGGGTAGCGGCAGGGACCCGCCGGTGCCCCCGTCTCTCCCGGCGGGTCCCTTCCCGGGCCGCGTCCCGAGCCCCCCAGCTCCGGGTGCGGCATGTCCGGCACCGACGAATCTGCCCGATCTTCCTGTCTGCGGCCTCTCGTGACGCTGTGCCGGGTCTGTGCAATCCGGTCGCGCGCCCGCTCCCCGGGCGGCCAGGATGGCCCGCGATGCACCGCGACGCGATCGACACAGCCCTTGCGGAACAGCTCGTGGCCGCGCAGTTCCCGGAGTGGGCGGGGCTGCCGGTCGTCCCCGTCGACCAGCCGGGTTGGGACAACCGCACGTTCCGCCTCGGCGACGCGATGTCCGTACGCCTGCCCAGCGCCGCGGCGTACGTGCCGAGCGTGGAGAAGGAACACACCTGGCTCCCGCGGCTGGCGCCGCAGCTGCCACTCCCGATCCCCGTCCCGCTGGCCCTCGGCGCGCCAGGGGGCGGCTACCCGTGGCCGTGGTCGGTCCGGCGCTGGATCGACGGGCGCCCGAGCTCCCGGGAACGGATCAGCGACCTCGTCGCCTTCGCCCGCGACCTCGCGGGCTTCCTCGTCGCACTGCAGGGCATCGACGCGTCCGGTGGACCTGCGGCTGGCGCGCACTGCTTCCACCGCGGCGGTTCCCTGCGCGTCTACGACGCCGAGACGCACGAGGCGATCGCCGCGCTCGGGTCGCGGATCGACGGCGCCGCCGCCATGAGTCTCTGGACGGCCGCGCTCGCG
This window harbors:
- a CDS encoding helix-turn-helix transcriptional regulator, whose translation is MLRGRRAEQERIDALLAAARDGISGALVVRGEPGIGKTALLEHAAQRAEGMRLLHGSGIESEAELPFAGLHLLLRPAADALEALPGPQGRALAGVFGLGEAGGGDRFLIGAAVLSLLAHLAEERPLLCLVDDAQWLDRPSAEALLFAARRLDREGVVVLFAVREHSGEFAPAGVPELPLAGLDPDSAGELLDDLGAALPVDQRERLIAETHGNPLALRELPPLIAARGAHLGVIPLTSRVLDAFHHQVRALPAASGQMLLVAAADDTGDVPTLLRAAGGLALGVADLQPAETSGLVSVTAEGLAFRHPLIRAAVYHGAPLAQRVAVHAALAEAHADDADRRAWHLALAATGADERVAADLERAADRAQARGGHGAAAVTFERAAALSADRDAATRRIVLACEAGVHGGRSEWARGRAERAARDVADPIVLARLAAVRASADFAQGELRRAHGLLTDAALRIAADDPERAFWMLMQALHAAWAAPTDEELIAATVDRFDAPGLDPEGPLMGVAWLARWATALVLDRDPAGFPALDTVLSRAREAGAAAGPRALLEVASRAFVAARDEECADIATTLVTRARERGTVHALPGGLGIATLAQVVLGRHREAWISGTEAMAIARDTGQPLWTSYAAGALAYLAAVEGNEQRCREHAELAALGGGTSASAMSGVAWAEAGLALLDLGSGRVQGCLDRLQAMAHGPSRHLAAVVRSVPTEIEAAVRLGRPADAVEPLELFTRWAAILRRPWIDALLARCHALTAPDTDAEQHFERALALHTTASRPFEHARTALLYGEWLRRAKRKTDARVQLAAALAAFEEIGSQPWAARARAELGASGARTPQAAPSPAFGGLTPQELQITQLAAQGLSNRDIAAQLILSPRTVAYHLYKAYPKLGISSRVELAHLAR
- a CDS encoding SDR family NAD(P)-dependent oxidoreductase; protein product: MLLENRNAVVYGAGGSIGSAVAAGFAREGARVFLVGRTRESLERVAKEITGAGGRADVSVLDALDEQAVDDHARSVVETAGSIDISFNLVGAGDVQGIPLIDMTTADFSRPIVTRATANFISTRAAARHMVEQGSGVILALDSGSAVGSPMMGGTGPADAATDTLVRNLAAEIGPRGVRVVGIWTAGLPETLSPEKLAAVTGGPAMDDAAFQGLLQHLDGMRMTRRSPTLAQLSATAAFLASDGAGAITGTFVNVTSGMFPS
- a CDS encoding alpha/beta fold hydrolase, encoding MRVTSSDGTAIAYERAGAGPALVLVDPALGYRGFDNVRGLGERLSADFTVYGYERRGRGDSGDTPPYAVEREVEDLAAVIAEAGGRACVYGFSSGALLALQAAAAGVPIRKLVLMEPPIGTDDDPADAAFTAEMTELVATGRRREAVERFLAGVGVPAEVLAGMAPSMPALDAVAHTIVYDCLISDATTTDLLAKVPTPTLVLDSQGSGDDLTGWAASVAAALPDARHRSLPGGWHGVPVEVLAPVVAEFCRS
- a CDS encoding MerR family transcriptional regulator, which produces MNDEPRLVPTSVLARVLGLSDRTIQRYRQLGVLKPDVVSPGGHARWNVEKVRQKLRELAEQGRDEA
- a CDS encoding TetR/AcrR family transcriptional regulator, which produces MTETAELGRSARKRQAILDAARELFLRNGYAGTSMDDVAARAAVSKQTVYKHFVDKERLFTAIITGDISETEALTQSLVDALPRTRDLERDLREFARRHVVEVMQPHLVRMRRILIGEADRFPELAATWYARGPERAHATFADWFSALAERGLLHVPDPLLAAEHFNWLILSIPMNRAMFSGVEEPADKLEYYADEAVRVFLAAYAAPRG
- a CDS encoding aminoglycoside phosphotransferase family protein, which translates into the protein MHRDAIDTALAEQLVAAQFPEWAGLPVVPVDQPGWDNRTFRLGDAMSVRLPSAAAYVPSVEKEHTWLPRLAPQLPLPIPVPLALGAPGGGYPWPWSVRRWIDGRPSSRERISDLVAFARDLAGFLVALQGIDASGGPAAGAHCFHRGGSLRVYDAETHEAIAALGSRIDGAAAMSLWTAALAATWAGPPVWFHGDIASGNLLLDERGDLSAVIDFGTSGVGDPACDLVIAWTLFDGESRAEFRRLMPADDAMWARARGWALWKALITIDNPYAGPWVADESARVAKEVLAEHRNGR